The Nostoc sp. 'Lobaria pulmonaria (5183) cyanobiont' DNA window CCAACTTAAAGTCTAAAATACGAAATTGAGTAAAACATCCATCTATGGCTAGAAAAACACAACGCCTTTTGCTGCTAATTGTTTCTTGTAGTATCACTGGTGTAATTTTAGGAGGTACTGCTGGTTGGGCAGAAAGTAGTCTCTGCTTGGAAGATAGTAAGGTTACAAGTGAGTGCCTAACCCAAGATCCATTCCAAAAAACTATCCAAGGAATGAGTACTGGATTGTTAGCTGGGGCTGGGGCAGCTTTTGGTGCAGTCTGGCAGTTACGGAATGAAGATTGAGCATGAACTCCCACTAACCCGAAACTTCGGGTTAGATTAGGTTTCTGTACTAATTAGCCAGTGCCTACACTTTAAGGGTCAATCATCCTGATTTATATGGCTTTGGAAGAATACCGATCTATTAATGCACGAGCAAATTTCTGGTGTTGTTCAGCTAGATGTTGAGGAGAGATGAACTGAGCATTGCCCATGAAGCGGTACACCCAGCGACAAAACTCCTCCACGCACAATAATAATGGACGACAGCAAGGCATTGTTTGATTACTGGCATGACCGAGTTCGCTGAAAAACAATGAGTTAATTGCAACTCCTGGACACGTCAAAATCCAGGATCATTGTCTAACTCTGCTATCCGTTGCATCTAACACTTCGCTGCAACAGACTGAATCGATATCTGGGTTTGGATGCAAATAAGCAAACGTCTGGACGCATTTGCATTGTTGATCGCTTATAGAGAATAATCACAGATAAAGCAGCTTTAGTGTCTTCGTGCGAGAGAATAAATATAAAATATGGCGATCGCAATCGATTTTGGTACTAGCAACACAGTCATTGCTCGTTGGAACCCTGTAACCCAGCAGCCAGAAACCCTGACTCTACCAGGTTTATCAATTAAACAAAGTCTCAATCCGCCACTGATTCCCAGCTTGGTTTATGTTGAAGACGCAAGTCAAAATCAAGTCTTAGTCGGGCAACAAGTACGCGATCGCGGTTTTGACCTCAAAGGCGAAACGCGATTTTTCCGCAGTTTCAAACGCGGTATTGGTGCAGATATTCAAGGTTTCTTACCCGAACTAGATGGGCAAATTGTCACCTTTGAACAAGTAGGGCAATGGTTCCTCACCAAAGTAATTGAAGAACTAGCGCCTCTGCAAGGTGGGTTAGATTCTCTCGTGTTAACCGTACCTGTAGACAGTTTTGAAGCCTATCGTCATTGGTTGGGGACAGTATGTCAATCCCTTCCCGTCGAACAAGTACGAATGTTGGATGAACCCACAGCCGCAGCCTTAGGTTATGGCTTGGCAGATCAAGAAATTCTCTTGGTGATCGACTTTGGTGGCGGTACTTTGGATTTGTCCCTTGTCCGGTTGGATCAAGGTGTGCAAGCAACCACCAAACCACTCGGATTTATCCTGAAGTGGGGTAATAAGTCCTTGGCTGAAGATTCAAAACAAAAAGTCAAAACTGCCCGTGTATTGGCGAAAGCTGGGCAAAATTTGGGCGGTACTGATATTGATAATTGGTTGGTAGATTACTTTGCCAAAACTCAAGAGTTGGCGGTAAGTCCTTTGACAACAAGATTGGCAGAACGGGTGAAAATTCAGCTATCAACTCAAAATCAAGCTAGTGAAGTTTATTTTGATGATGAGACATTTGAAAGCTATGAACTGGAACTAAACCGCGACACTTTTGATAATATCCTTAAAGAACACGCCTTTTTTGAGTTATTGGATGAGTCGATGACGACACTGTTGCAGCAAGCAAGACGGCAAGGGATAGAACTTCCAAATATTAATGCAGTTTTGTTAGTTGGTGGGACAGTGCAATTGCCGGCAGTGCAGACATGGATCAAACAGTATTTTGAGCCAGAAAAAATCCGTTGCGAACGTCCCTTTGAAGCGATCGCTCAAGGTGCATTACAGTTAGCACAAGGGATACAAATTAAAGACTTTCTTTACCATAGTTATGGTATCCGCTACTGGGATCGCCGCAATCAGCGTCACAAATGGCATTCTTTAATTAAAGCTGGACAGGCATACCCAATGAGTCAGCCAGTAGAATTAGTCTTAGGCGCTTCTATGGAAAATCAGCCTAGTATTGAATTAATTGTGGGAGAATTGGGAGCAGATACAGCTAGTACTGAAGTTTATTTTGATGGCGATCGCTTAATTACCCGTCGTATGGACAATAGTGAAACCAGTGTCAAACCCCTCAACGAGCAAGAAGGGGCGAGGACAATTGCCCAACTGACACCAGCCGGATATCCTGGAAGCGATCGCATCAAAATCCTTTTTCAAGTTGATGAACAACGCTTTTTACGAATCACCGTTGAGGACTTGTTAACGAATGACACACTTTTAGAAAATCAACTTGTGGCACAGTTGAGTTAATTAATTGAAAGGATTTAAAAGTGGGATACTGCAACCATTGAAATCGCAGATGTTGCGCGTTACTAAGGTCAATTGATGAATTTGAACAGCAATCATCATATCTACTTGGGTGTGTGTTTTCCCACTTAATCTTAGTTGATCTCATAATTCATCGGAGCGTTTGGCAATTTCAATAGTGACGAGCAATACTTAGACATACAGCGTATTTAAGATAAATGAAGTAGCGGCTGTGTCTCCCTTTTGGCATTGGCTTTTGAATAATCTCTCCGTTAATATATTCACTCGCAGGCTTTGTTTCTGGGAGCTTCAGAAACTCTTTCAATGTGAGAGGTTGAGTAATTATGACGCTCATAGCTCCTGAATCCCTCAAAAATGTGTTTTTAGTCTAGCAATATGTATAGACAGGTGCTTAACTCCGTGAACGCACCCGTCTATACATCAAAGGAAAAATTGCAGATATTGATTACGAATTACCAATCATTTCCGCACTACTACTAAAGTTCCTGTTGAAGCCCAGTTGTAAAGATTACGAGCTTGCTTAACAGGTAAATTTACGCAACCGTGGCTAACTGGAGTCCCAAAACGGTTATGCCAATAAGCGCCGTGAATGGCATACCCTCTGTAGAAATACATTGTGTAAGGAACGTCAGGAATGTTGTAGCCTCTGCCTCGCATCCGGTGAGTGCGATACTTAGAATTAATCCGAAATCTACCTATGGGTGTAGGAGTCGTTCGCTTACCTCCAGAAATGCGATATGAATAAACAAGTTTATTACCTTCCCATGCACGTAAACGTTGCTCTGACAAATCAATTTCAATCCAGCGAGGTTGGCTAATATTATTAGATAAAGTGATGCTGTTTTCATCAACTGATGTGGCTGTTGCTGTAGTCGAGTTGGGTGTACCT harbors:
- a CDS encoding Hsp70 family protein, coding for MAIAIDFGTSNTVIARWNPVTQQPETLTLPGLSIKQSLNPPLIPSLVYVEDASQNQVLVGQQVRDRGFDLKGETRFFRSFKRGIGADIQGFLPELDGQIVTFEQVGQWFLTKVIEELAPLQGGLDSLVLTVPVDSFEAYRHWLGTVCQSLPVEQVRMLDEPTAAALGYGLADQEILLVIDFGGGTLDLSLVRLDQGVQATTKPLGFILKWGNKSLAEDSKQKVKTARVLAKAGQNLGGTDIDNWLVDYFAKTQELAVSPLTTRLAERVKIQLSTQNQASEVYFDDETFESYELELNRDTFDNILKEHAFFELLDESMTTLLQQARRQGIELPNINAVLLVGGTVQLPAVQTWIKQYFEPEKIRCERPFEAIAQGALQLAQGIQIKDFLYHSYGIRYWDRRNQRHKWHSLIKAGQAYPMSQPVELVLGASMENQPSIELIVGELGADTASTEVYFDGDRLITRRMDNSETSVKPLNEQEGARTIAQLTPAGYPGSDRIKILFQVDEQRFLRITVEDLLTNDTLLENQLVAQLS
- a CDS encoding L,D-transpeptidase, which encodes MQTWIRRGGIRSSGTFCTGVALMVVTLFSWSSPLTGTPNSTTATATSVDENSITLSNNISQPRWIEIDLSEQRLRAWEGNKLVYSYRISGGKRTTPTPIGRFRINSKYRTHRMRGRGYNIPDVPYTMYFYRGYAIHGAYWHNRFGTPVSHGCVNLPVKQARNLYNWASTGTLVVVRK